The genome window TCAACTGCCGGCTTTTCATTAATAGTTCTACAATTATTCTCGGATTTGTCCGTTACCGTGAATGTAATACTTTGTAGATGTTAACGCAGGTAATCCCATTGGCCCACGAGCATGTAATTTTTGCGTACTAATGCCGATTTCTGCACCATAGCCAAATTCAAAGCCGTCTGTGAAACGAGTAGAGGCGTTATGATAGACAGCTGCAGCATCCACGCTATTTAAGAAAGTATCCGCTACTAACTGATCCTCCGTCATGATGGCTTCAGAGTGGTTTGTACCGTATTTATTAATGTGCTCGATTGCTTCATAAACGTTTTCCACAATATTAACGCTTATTTTTAAATCTAAATATTCAGTTGCATAGTCTTCTGTTGTTGCTGGATGAGCGAAATCAAGAGCTTGACAAACGATTTCATCACCGATAATTGTGACACCTGCTTGATGGATGGCACTTAATAACTGTTTACCATGCTCATTAAACCAATCGGAATGAATAAGTAAGCTTTCTGCTGCATTACAAACAGAAGGGCGTTGTGTTTTCGCATTGATACAAATTTTTTCTGCTTTTATGTAATCGGCAGTTTGGTCTACGTAAATATGACAGTTGCCAGCACCTGTTTCTAACACTGGTACAGTGGCCTCATTTACTACTAAGTCAATAAGTGCCTTTCCTCCACGAGGAATCAAAACATCTAAGTATTCTTTTAAATGGAATAATTCTTTGACAGTTTCACGATTTGTATCCTCGATTAATTGTACAGCGTCCATAGGGATAGACGTTTTTCTAAGTGCACGATGAATACTTGCCACAAGGGCCATATTAGAAAATTTGGCAGAAGAGCTACCACGTAAAATGACAGCATTGCCTGTTTTCAATGATAATGTTGCCGCATCCACTGTTACATTAGGGCGCGCCTCGTAAATCATCCCGATAACGCCAAGAGGGACCAGACGTTTTTCTATCAGTAAACCATTATCTTTTTCTATTCGCTCTAAGAGATTGCCGACTGGATCATTTAATTCTACAAGTAACTGAATGGCATTTGACATAGCTTCTACTCGTTCTTTATTTAGCATGATTCGATCAAGTGTAGAAGCAGGCATTCCTTGTTTCTCGCCATTTACTAAATCCTTTGCATTTTCAGCAATGATAGTATCTTGGTCGAT of Lysinibacillus agricola contains these proteins:
- a CDS encoding glutamate-5-semialdehyde dehydrogenase, with translation MTSEVQQKGKLAKAASYILNIKTTCEKNEALTKIAEQLLIDQDTIIAENAKDLVNGEKQGMPASTLDRIMLNKERVEAMSNAIQLLVELNDPVGNLLERIEKDNGLLIEKRLVPLGVIGMIYEARPNVTVDAATLSLKTGNAVILRGSSSAKFSNMALVASIHRALRKTSIPMDAVQLIEDTNRETVKELFHLKEYLDVLIPRGGKALIDLVVNEATVPVLETGAGNCHIYVDQTADYIKAEKICINAKTQRPSVCNAAESLLIHSDWFNEHGKQLLSAIHQAGVTIIGDEIVCQALDFAHPATTEDYATEYLDLKISVNIVENVYEAIEHINKYGTNHSEAIMTEDQLVADTFLNSVDAAAVYHNASTRFTDGFEFGYGAEIGISTQKLHARGPMGLPALTSTKYYIHGNGQIRE